A window of the Gemmatirosa kalamazoonensis genome harbors these coding sequences:
- a CDS encoding DNA internalization-related competence protein ComEC/Rec2 — MPLVFLAYLALVAGLALGAALPAGVVLGAVACAAVCACRRDPRNVGLALACAAGMLQTVAARRVDAACRARILRGGRTDAVLEADASPGARVTAAAHGCALALSLTVARGRADAGDVVTVRGTFAPTARGALVRDVSLARTGEHMTIVAMRARAGRTIDAIFGADAPLARALVVADAAAIPRDVRDRFADAGLVHLLSVSGLHVSLVAAALELLLGAMRLSRRTASVAAAVAVAGYVLLIGAPPPAVRAGTMLGAQLASRVLQRPSSPWTFLALGGAVPLLLDPRAVFDVGYQLSVAGMASLVGGRALFRRWIDGLTDPPRGARRTIARELAVSAVASAVTAPVVAWSFGRVSLVAPLSNLVAAPIVAALQPTLFLAVLLAPVRPLALHVAGAARLLLRALDAVARGAADVPHAALAVAPSLGTAVCSAGAGVALLAACAARSRWVRARAAIVAAASLALAAWSPLLAVSGSGEVELHMLDVGQGDAIAVRTPHGHWVLVDAGRVWRGGDAGRATVLPYLRRRGGPLDAFVLSHPHADHVGGAASVLAAMHPRRYLDAAFALGSDVYRASLEAARTSGVAWERVRPGEELRVDGVALRVLAPDSAWTASLDDPNLASVILSVRWRGVRFLLVGDAEAPEERWLVERAAADAALADALRADVLKVAHHGSRTSSTPEFLALVRPRVALVSVGAGNSYGLPNDDVLRRLALGGAEVLRTDRWGTIVVRTDGRAITVDAGGERWSVPPRSTTPDSSRGSSDP, encoded by the coding sequence GTGCCCCTCGTCTTCCTCGCGTACCTCGCCCTCGTCGCCGGCCTCGCGCTCGGCGCCGCGCTGCCGGCGGGTGTCGTACTCGGCGCGGTCGCCTGCGCGGCGGTGTGTGCGTGCCGGCGCGATCCACGGAACGTCGGGCTCGCGCTCGCGTGCGCCGCCGGGATGCTGCAGACCGTCGCCGCGCGGCGCGTGGACGCCGCGTGCCGCGCGCGGATCCTGCGCGGCGGCCGCACCGACGCGGTGCTCGAGGCCGACGCGTCGCCCGGCGCGCGCGTGACCGCGGCGGCGCACGGGTGCGCGCTGGCGCTCTCGCTCACCGTCGCGCGGGGGCGCGCCGACGCGGGCGACGTCGTCACGGTGCGCGGCACGTTCGCGCCGACGGCCCGCGGCGCCCTCGTGCGCGACGTCTCGCTGGCGAGGACCGGCGAGCACATGACGATCGTCGCGATGCGGGCGCGCGCTGGCCGGACCATCGACGCGATCTTCGGCGCCGATGCGCCGCTCGCCCGCGCGCTCGTCGTCGCCGACGCCGCCGCGATCCCGCGCGACGTCCGCGACCGGTTCGCCGATGCGGGGCTCGTGCATCTCCTCTCGGTGTCGGGGCTGCACGTGTCGCTCGTCGCGGCGGCGCTCGAGCTGCTGCTCGGCGCGATGCGGCTGTCGCGTCGCACGGCGTCGGTCGCGGCGGCCGTCGCGGTCGCGGGGTACGTGCTGCTCATCGGGGCGCCGCCGCCCGCGGTGCGCGCGGGCACCATGCTCGGCGCGCAGCTCGCGTCGCGCGTGCTGCAGCGGCCGTCGTCGCCGTGGACGTTCCTCGCGTTAGGCGGCGCGGTACCGCTGCTGCTCGATCCGCGCGCGGTATTCGACGTGGGCTATCAGCTCTCCGTGGCGGGCATGGCATCACTCGTCGGCGGCCGAGCACTGTTCCGACGATGGATCGACGGGCTCACGGATCCACCGCGTGGCGCGCGGCGGACGATCGCCCGCGAGCTCGCGGTGAGCGCGGTCGCATCCGCCGTCACGGCGCCGGTCGTCGCCTGGTCGTTCGGCCGGGTGAGCCTCGTCGCGCCGCTCTCCAACCTCGTGGCGGCGCCGATCGTCGCCGCGCTGCAGCCGACGCTGTTCCTCGCGGTGCTCCTGGCACCCGTTAGGCCGCTCGCGTTGCACGTCGCGGGCGCCGCGCGGCTGCTGCTCCGCGCGCTCGACGCGGTCGCTCGCGGTGCCGCCGACGTGCCGCACGCCGCGCTCGCCGTCGCGCCGTCCCTCGGCACCGCCGTGTGCTCTGCGGGGGCGGGCGTGGCGCTGCTCGCCGCGTGCGCCGCGCGGTCGCGATGGGTCCGTGCGCGCGCCGCGATCGTCGCGGCGGCGTCGCTCGCGCTCGCGGCGTGGTCGCCGTTGCTCGCCGTCTCCGGAAGCGGCGAGGTCGAGCTGCACATGCTCGACGTGGGACAGGGCGATGCGATCGCGGTGCGCACGCCGCACGGGCACTGGGTGCTCGTCGACGCGGGCAGAGTGTGGCGCGGCGGCGATGCCGGACGCGCGACGGTGCTGCCGTACCTGCGCCGTCGTGGTGGGCCGCTCGACGCGTTCGTGCTCTCGCATCCGCACGCGGACCACGTCGGCGGCGCGGCGAGCGTGCTCGCGGCGATGCATCCGCGGCGGTACCTCGACGCCGCGTTCGCGCTCGGCAGCGACGTGTACCGCGCGTCGCTCGAGGCGGCCCGCACGTCCGGCGTCGCGTGGGAGCGCGTGCGTCCGGGCGAGGAGCTGCGCGTCGACGGCGTCGCGCTGCGCGTGCTCGCCCCGGATTCCGCGTGGACCGCGTCGCTCGACGACCCGAACCTCGCGAGCGTGATCCTCTCGGTACGTTGGCGCGGGGTGCGGTTCCTGCTGGTGGGAGACGCAGAGGCGCCCGAGGAGCGCTGGCTCGTGGAGCGTGCGGCGGCCGATGCCGCGCTCGCCGACGCGCTGCGCGCCGACGTGCTGAAGGTGGCGCACCACGGCAGTCGCACGAGCTCCACGCCGGAGTTCCTCGCGCTCGTGCGGCCGCGCGTGGCGCTGGTGAGCGTGGGCGCGGGGAACAGCTACGGTCTGCCGAACGACGACGTATTGCGGCGACTCGCGCTCGGCGGCGCCGAGGTGCTGCGCACCGATCGATGGGGCACCATCGTCGTGCGGACCGATGGCCGCGCGATCACCGTGGACGCGGGAGGAGAGCGGTGGAGCGTTCCACCACGCAGCACGACGCCGGATTCGTCGCGCGGCTCGTCGGATCCCTGA
- a CDS encoding hybrid sensor histidine kinase/response regulator, whose translation MTDDAPVILVADDVPANVELLADQLHVLGYRTVAAEDGPSALRLAFERRPDLCILDVSMPPGDLMVPERQTGFEVCRRIKRDPRTARIPVIFVTALNDTADRVRAIEAGGDDFLTKPHNRLVLGARVRSLLKLKAATDALEDSYRKLRELEKVRDDLMKMIVHDLKSPLTSVLATLEMVTDGDFGPTTERQRSAMGDALSKANELLALIEDLLEIARIEEGAIALDPAPIEPTRFLAEIVRDWEVRFTQAGVHATLDVAPDVPTVVADRALLRRVFGNLLQNAVTHAANAKSVRLGARRDPDGVRFTVQDDGPGIPREYHELIFRKFETGRARAPRVRSSGLGLAFCKLVVDAHGGRIWVQSEEGQGSQFHFVLPLEPDPPPP comes from the coding sequence ATGACCGACGACGCGCCCGTCATCCTGGTCGCCGACGACGTGCCGGCGAACGTGGAGCTGCTGGCCGACCAGCTGCACGTCCTCGGCTACCGCACGGTCGCCGCGGAGGACGGCCCCTCCGCGCTGCGGCTCGCGTTCGAGCGCCGTCCCGATCTCTGCATCCTCGACGTGTCGATGCCGCCGGGCGACCTCATGGTGCCCGAGCGGCAAACCGGCTTCGAGGTGTGCCGCCGGATCAAGCGCGACCCGCGCACCGCGCGCATCCCGGTCATCTTCGTCACCGCGCTGAACGACACCGCCGACCGCGTGCGCGCGATCGAGGCCGGCGGCGACGACTTCCTCACGAAGCCGCACAACCGGCTCGTGTTGGGCGCGCGCGTGCGCAGCCTGCTCAAGCTGAAGGCGGCGACCGACGCGCTCGAGGACAGCTACCGCAAGCTGCGCGAGCTGGAGAAGGTGCGCGACGATCTCATGAAGATGATCGTGCACGACCTCAAGTCGCCGCTCACGTCCGTGCTCGCGACGCTGGAGATGGTGACCGACGGCGACTTCGGGCCGACGACGGAGCGGCAGCGCAGCGCGATGGGCGACGCGCTGTCGAAGGCGAACGAGCTGCTCGCGCTCATCGAGGATCTGCTCGAGATCGCGCGCATCGAGGAGGGCGCGATCGCGCTGGACCCGGCGCCGATCGAGCCGACGCGCTTCCTGGCCGAGATCGTGCGCGACTGGGAGGTGCGCTTCACGCAGGCCGGCGTGCACGCGACGCTCGACGTCGCGCCCGACGTGCCCACCGTCGTCGCGGACCGCGCGCTGCTGCGCCGCGTGTTCGGCAACCTGCTGCAGAACGCCGTGACGCATGCGGCGAACGCGAAGTCGGTGCGCCTCGGCGCGCGGCGCGATCCGGACGGCGTGCGCTTCACCGTGCAGGACGACGGCCCCGGGATCCCGCGCGAGTACCACGAGCTGATCTTCCGCAAGTTCGAGACGGGGCGCGCGCGCGCGCCGCGGGTGCGGTCGTCGGGGCTCGGCCTCGCGTTCTGCAAGCTCGTCGTCGACGCACACGGCGGGCGGATCTGGGTGCAGAGCGAGGAGGGGCAGGGCAGCCAGTTCCACTTCGTGCTGCCGCTGGAGCCGGATCCGCCGCCGCCCTGA
- the cdd gene encoding cytidine deaminase, whose product MADDPRLDRLIPAAIDVMRRAYAPYSRFRVGAALLTRSGEVFVGCNVENASYPASICAERGAVMTALAAGRRDFELIVIATEAEDPTPPCGQCRQVLAEFAPTLEVVSVVHDGLARRWTMNELLPSPFLPDSLREHHGSGSLTDDR is encoded by the coding sequence GTGGCCGACGATCCCCGCCTCGATCGCCTCATCCCGGCGGCGATCGACGTCATGCGTCGGGCGTACGCGCCGTACTCGCGCTTCCGCGTGGGCGCCGCGCTGCTCACGCGCTCCGGCGAGGTCTTCGTCGGGTGCAACGTGGAGAACGCGTCGTACCCGGCGTCGATCTGCGCCGAGCGCGGCGCCGTGATGACCGCGCTCGCGGCGGGCCGGCGCGACTTCGAGCTGATCGTGATCGCGACCGAGGCGGAGGATCCCACGCCGCCGTGCGGGCAGTGCCGCCAGGTGCTGGCCGAGTTCGCGCCGACGCTGGAGGTCGTGAGCGTCGTGCACGACGGGCTCGCCCGCCGCTGGACCATGAACGAACTCCTTCCGAGCCCGTTCCTCCCGGATTCGCTCCGCGAGCACCACGGGTCGGGCTCTCTCACGGACGACAGGTAG
- the fbp gene encoding class 1 fructose-bisphosphatase, whose translation MVRHTATSVVTIERFIIEQERQFPEATGELSGILYDIALAAKMIANKVRSAGLADILGAQGTDNVQGEAQQKLDVLSNEIIVKAMDHGGRLCAMASEEEPDIIPIPEGFRCGKYVLLFDPLDGSSNIDVNVPVGTIFSVMRKITNGRHGTLEDMLQPGRRQVAAGYVIYGSSTMLVYTTGQGAHGFTLDPSIGEFLLSHPDIKIPNTGKFLSVNDSYEQHWSDEVKTLMRHYRGLEGGSKPLSVRYVGSLVADFHRNLLAGGVFAYPAHAKSPKGKLRLLYEANPLAFIVEQAGGCASTGHCRILDVQPEELHERTPLYIGSKHEVELANDILAGNVVAAGSGGVSPGAGAYSVAR comes from the coding sequence GTGGTCAGGCACACCGCTACCTCCGTCGTCACGATCGAGCGGTTCATCATCGAGCAGGAGCGCCAGTTCCCGGAAGCGACCGGCGAGCTGTCGGGCATCCTGTACGACATCGCGCTCGCGGCGAAGATGATCGCGAACAAGGTCCGCAGCGCGGGGCTGGCCGACATCCTCGGCGCGCAGGGCACCGACAACGTGCAGGGCGAGGCGCAGCAGAAGCTCGACGTGCTGTCGAACGAGATCATCGTGAAGGCGATGGATCACGGCGGCCGCCTGTGCGCGATGGCGTCGGAGGAGGAGCCCGACATCATCCCGATCCCCGAAGGGTTCCGCTGCGGCAAGTACGTGCTGCTGTTCGACCCGCTCGACGGCTCGTCGAACATCGACGTGAACGTGCCGGTGGGGACGATCTTCTCGGTCATGCGGAAGATCACGAACGGCCGCCACGGCACGCTCGAGGACATGCTGCAGCCGGGGCGGCGGCAGGTCGCCGCGGGCTACGTGATCTACGGATCCAGCACCATGCTCGTGTACACGACGGGGCAGGGCGCGCACGGCTTCACGCTCGACCCGTCGATCGGCGAGTTCCTGCTGTCGCACCCCGACATCAAGATCCCGAACACCGGGAAGTTCCTGTCGGTGAACGACTCGTACGAGCAGCACTGGAGCGACGAGGTGAAGACGCTCATGCGGCACTACCGCGGCCTGGAGGGCGGCAGCAAGCCGCTGAGCGTGCGCTACGTCGGCTCGCTGGTCGCGGACTTCCACCGCAACCTGCTCGCCGGCGGCGTGTTCGCGTACCCCGCGCACGCCAAGAGCCCGAAGGGCAAGCTGCGCCTGCTCTACGAGGCGAACCCGCTCGCGTTCATCGTCGAGCAGGCGGGCGGCTGCGCGTCGACCGGCCACTGCCGCATCCTCGACGTGCAGCCCGAGGAGCTGCACGAGCGCACGCCGCTCTACATCGGCAGCAAGCACGAGGTGGAGCTGGCGAACGACATCCTCGCCGGCAACGTGGTGGCGGCGGGGAGCGGCGGGGTGAGTCCGGGGGCGGGGGCGTACAGCGTGGCGCGCTGA
- the miaB gene encoding tRNA (N6-isopentenyl adenosine(37)-C2)-methylthiotransferase MiaB yields MSRPTVYIETYGCQMNVSDSELMYGRLAANGYEPVEGPEGADVILVNTCAIRDHAEQRVIGRLGELRRFMKPGAVLGVAGCMAQRLGPTLLEKARHVSLVVGPDGYRALPALLDGARSGERVTATSFDLEEHYEDFAPRRFDKVKAWIPVQRGCDYRCTYCIVPYTRGAERSRRLDDVVRETEQVVRDGMTEVVLLGQTVNSYHDGAHDFADLLRAVGDVAGIRRIRFTSPHPNDFTDRVIDAIASVPQVCEHVHLPMQSGSSRVLKRMLRRYTREGYAECVRRLRDAIPGVNLTTDIIVGFPGETEADFEETLSLVQEIGFEDAYTFKFSPRDGTPATRMPASETVSDAVASERLERLIATVRAGARERNLRLLGTRHEVLVEREAKRGEMLMARTRDFKTVMIPVEGATVGAYYTVELTGTSGSTFTGAIVRDEPARRLSLPMAASC; encoded by the coding sequence ATGTCCCGGCCCACCGTCTACATCGAAACGTACGGCTGCCAGATGAACGTGAGCGACTCCGAGCTCATGTACGGACGGCTCGCCGCGAACGGCTACGAGCCGGTGGAGGGGCCGGAGGGCGCGGACGTCATCCTCGTCAACACGTGCGCCATCCGCGACCACGCCGAGCAGCGTGTGATCGGGCGCCTCGGCGAGCTGCGTCGGTTCATGAAGCCGGGCGCGGTGCTCGGCGTCGCGGGGTGCATGGCGCAGCGGCTCGGGCCGACGCTGCTGGAGAAGGCGCGGCACGTCAGCCTCGTCGTCGGCCCCGACGGCTACCGCGCGCTCCCGGCGCTGCTCGATGGCGCGCGGAGCGGCGAGCGCGTCACGGCGACGAGCTTCGATCTCGAGGAGCACTACGAGGACTTCGCGCCGCGCCGCTTCGACAAGGTGAAGGCGTGGATCCCCGTGCAGCGCGGCTGCGACTATCGCTGCACGTACTGCATCGTGCCGTACACGCGCGGCGCGGAGCGCAGCCGCCGGCTCGACGACGTCGTGCGCGAGACGGAGCAGGTGGTGCGCGACGGCATGACGGAGGTCGTGCTGCTCGGCCAGACGGTGAACTCGTATCACGACGGCGCGCACGACTTCGCCGACCTGCTGCGCGCCGTCGGCGACGTGGCCGGGATCCGACGCATCCGCTTCACGAGCCCGCACCCGAACGACTTCACCGACCGCGTGATCGACGCGATCGCGAGCGTGCCGCAGGTGTGCGAGCACGTGCACCTGCCGATGCAGAGCGGGTCCTCTCGCGTGCTGAAGCGCATGCTGCGCCGGTACACGCGCGAGGGCTACGCGGAGTGCGTGCGCCGGCTGCGCGACGCGATCCCGGGTGTGAACCTCACGACCGACATCATCGTCGGCTTCCCGGGCGAGACCGAGGCGGACTTCGAGGAGACGCTGTCGCTCGTGCAGGAGATCGGCTTCGAGGACGCGTACACGTTCAAGTTCTCGCCGCGCGACGGTACGCCGGCCACGCGCATGCCCGCGTCCGAGACCGTGTCCGACGCGGTCGCCAGCGAGCGGCTGGAGCGGCTGATCGCGACCGTGCGCGCCGGCGCGCGCGAGCGCAACCTGCGCCTGTTAGGCACCCGCCACGAGGTGCTCGTGGAGCGCGAGGCGAAGCGCGGCGAGATGCTGATGGCGCGCACGCGCGACTTCAAGACGGTGATGATCCCCGTGGAGGGCGCCACGGTCGGCGCGTACTACACGGTGGAGCTCACCGGGACCAGCGGGTCCACGTTCACCGGCGCGATCGTGCGCGACGAGCCGGCGCGCCGCCTCTCGCTGCCGATGGCGGCGAGCTGTTAG
- a CDS encoding PEP-CTERM sorting domain-containing protein has protein sequence MRSDHRRTRAARRGRAAVAGIVLLLASAANRAAAQTSHFSACTTGILANCADVLLTATPGGGVGGTTLFEIALRNLGSTSTPALPTSIYFLVFGTGLPPAPGAEVSALPVPGPIGGATLADPSPWDLFENGDAVFLSALSNNGVGGCVVGAPVGGFGQAGNTCGVGQYLTFSFSTPRLLDPRAFSVLDLEVVGLDPTLPTDSCGARSPCAVLPVGGVVPEPATMPLLAAGLAVMATLGARRRRRSEVA, from the coding sequence ATGCGCTCGGACCATCGCCGCACGCGGGCCGCGCGACGCGGACGCGCCGCCGTCGCGGGCATCGTCCTGCTCCTCGCGTCGGCGGCGAATCGCGCCGCCGCGCAGACCAGCCACTTCAGCGCGTGCACCACGGGAATCCTCGCGAACTGCGCCGACGTGCTGCTCACGGCCACGCCGGGCGGCGGCGTCGGCGGCACGACGCTGTTCGAGATCGCGCTGCGCAACCTCGGCTCGACGTCGACGCCGGCGCTGCCGACGAGCATCTACTTCCTCGTGTTCGGCACCGGGTTGCCGCCCGCGCCGGGCGCGGAGGTGAGCGCGCTGCCGGTGCCGGGGCCGATCGGCGGCGCGACGCTCGCCGATCCGTCGCCCTGGGACCTGTTCGAGAACGGCGATGCCGTCTTCCTCTCCGCGCTGTCGAACAACGGTGTCGGAGGCTGCGTGGTCGGCGCGCCGGTGGGCGGGTTCGGACAGGCGGGCAACACGTGCGGCGTCGGCCAGTACCTCACGTTCAGCTTCTCGACGCCGAGGCTGCTGGATCCGCGTGCGTTCTCGGTGCTCGACCTCGAGGTCGTGGGCCTGGACCCGACGCTGCCCACGGACAGCTGCGGCGCGCGGTCGCCGTGCGCGGTGTTGCCGGTGGGCGGCGTCGTGCCGGAGCCGGCCACGATGCCGCTGCTCGCGGCCGGCCTGGCCGTGATGGCCACGTTAGGCGCCCGGCGCCGCCGGCGGTCCGAGGTGGCCTAA
- a CDS encoding beta strand repeat-containing protein has protein sequence MLRRLVVVACLVAACDRFEATTAPSGPTPDAAALRVTGAAPAESPVVAAVTSTFEFLPPLGTGVEDPSTFDATAAPTVEVCAWNGTACTAPPVVTFSTTPSGSTLPITIDAVAGRYVASWNLLDARFTTRLTYRIRVLQGATELGAVSVDVVRGRWALTRSDGTLAPLLAASELPIAFTIASVSAGPGPLRNGATATGRIALAHQVDTWTFTANAGDHVVLSLGETGTTLNFSPWLRVNAPGGTLVASNFGFFAAQVEFTATTTGTYSVLVASADGGGVGTGDYLLTLIKAPGALVVSPGDQGGTLGNGTTHTGNIYLGDIDGWTFSANVGDHVVVSVGETANSSGFSPWLRIVAPNGTVVGSNFGFVAAQIEFAATVAGTYTVIVGSAAGGFTGTGDYLITSVRAPGIVTASSGDEGGPLVNGATATGAIYSGDIDGWTLTANQSEHVVVSLGETTNSSGFSPWLRVLAPDGSVVASNFGFSAAQVEFSAPMSGTYTVVVASAGGGFTGTGDYLLTYIKAPGALTVSTGDEGGALTNGATHTGTIYLGDVDGWTFAANAGDRVVVSLGETTNSSGFSPWLRVVGPTGAVIGSNFGFSAAQVEFAAPTTGTYTVIVGSAGGGFTGTGDYLLSYIKAPGAVTVSTGDQGGALVNGATHAGTIYLGDIDGWTFSAAANDHVVVSLGETTNSSGFSPWLRVVAPNGTVVGNNFGFSAAQVEFSAPVAGTYTVIVASAGGGFTGTGDYLLTLAKAPGAVAVSASDEGGPMTNGATHTGTIYLGDVDVWTFTATMGNRVVVSLGETTNSSGFSPWLRIVGPDGAPVGSNFGFSAAQLEFNAALTGTYTVIVGSAGGGFTGTGDYLLTLIRAPGTLTVSAGDQGGALASGVTSTGTIYTGDVDGWTFAANAGDPIALDLAETGVTSGFSPWLRVIGPNGNVVASNFGFAAAHVAFVAATTGTYTVIVASAGGGFTGTGDYNLLLTGSTASFRAAAPAGGGESGGRLGCARGVQACAAAIRSP, from the coding sequence ATGTTGCGCCGCCTCGTCGTCGTCGCCTGCCTCGTGGCAGCATGCGATCGGTTCGAAGCCACGACGGCACCGAGCGGGCCCACCCCCGACGCAGCGGCGCTGCGTGTCACGGGAGCCGCGCCAGCCGAGTCGCCCGTCGTCGCGGCCGTCACGTCGACGTTCGAGTTCCTGCCGCCGCTCGGGACTGGCGTCGAGGATCCGTCGACGTTCGACGCCACCGCGGCACCGACCGTGGAGGTCTGCGCGTGGAACGGCACGGCGTGCACGGCGCCGCCGGTCGTCACGTTCTCCACGACCCCGTCGGGCTCCACGCTGCCGATCACGATCGATGCGGTCGCCGGCCGCTACGTGGCGTCGTGGAATCTGCTGGACGCCCGCTTCACCACGCGTCTCACGTACCGCATTCGCGTGCTGCAGGGGGCCACGGAGCTGGGGGCCGTCTCGGTCGACGTCGTGCGCGGGCGGTGGGCGCTCACGCGCAGCGACGGCACGCTCGCGCCACTGCTCGCCGCGAGCGAGCTGCCGATCGCGTTCACCATCGCCAGCGTATCGGCCGGGCCGGGGCCGCTGCGGAACGGCGCGACCGCCACGGGGCGCATCGCCCTCGCGCACCAGGTGGACACGTGGACGTTCACGGCGAACGCCGGCGACCACGTGGTGCTGAGCCTCGGCGAGACCGGCACGACGCTGAACTTCTCGCCGTGGCTGCGCGTCAACGCGCCCGGCGGAACGCTGGTCGCGAGCAACTTCGGGTTCTTCGCCGCGCAGGTGGAGTTCACCGCGACGACCACCGGCACGTACTCGGTGCTCGTCGCGAGCGCCGACGGGGGTGGCGTGGGCACGGGCGACTACCTGCTCACGCTGATCAAGGCCCCGGGCGCGCTGGTCGTGTCGCCGGGCGATCAGGGCGGCACGCTCGGGAACGGGACCACCCACACCGGCAACATCTACCTCGGCGACATCGACGGGTGGACGTTCTCGGCGAACGTCGGCGACCACGTCGTCGTGAGCGTCGGCGAGACCGCGAACTCCTCCGGCTTCTCGCCGTGGCTGCGCATCGTCGCGCCTAACGGGACCGTCGTCGGCTCCAACTTCGGCTTCGTCGCGGCGCAGATCGAGTTCGCGGCGACCGTGGCGGGGACGTACACCGTGATCGTGGGCAGTGCCGCCGGCGGGTTCACCGGCACCGGCGACTACCTCATCACCTCGGTCCGCGCGCCCGGCATCGTGACGGCGTCGAGCGGCGACGAGGGCGGGCCGCTTGTCAACGGCGCCACCGCGACGGGCGCCATCTACAGCGGCGACATCGACGGCTGGACGCTGACGGCCAACCAGAGCGAGCACGTCGTCGTCAGCCTCGGTGAGACGACCAACTCGTCGGGCTTCTCGCCGTGGCTGCGCGTGCTGGCGCCGGACGGCTCCGTGGTGGCCAGCAACTTCGGGTTCTCTGCCGCGCAGGTCGAGTTCTCGGCGCCGATGTCCGGCACCTACACGGTCGTCGTCGCCAGCGCCGGCGGTGGGTTCACCGGCACCGGCGACTACCTGCTGACGTACATCAAGGCGCCCGGAGCGCTCACCGTCTCCACCGGCGACGAGGGCGGCGCGCTCACGAACGGCGCGACCCACACCGGCACGATCTACCTGGGCGACGTGGACGGCTGGACGTTCGCCGCCAACGCGGGCGACCGGGTCGTGGTCAGCCTCGGCGAGACGACGAATTCGTCCGGCTTCTCACCCTGGCTGCGCGTCGTCGGGCCGACCGGCGCGGTGATCGGCAGCAACTTCGGGTTCTCAGCGGCCCAGGTGGAGTTCGCCGCGCCGACCACCGGCACGTACACCGTGATCGTGGGCAGTGCGGGGGGCGGGTTCACCGGTACGGGCGACTATCTGCTGAGCTACATCAAGGCGCCGGGCGCGGTCACCGTCTCGACCGGCGACCAGGGCGGCGCGCTCGTGAACGGCGCCACGCACGCCGGCACCATCTATCTCGGCGACATCGACGGCTGGACGTTCTCCGCGGCCGCGAACGACCACGTCGTCGTGAGTCTCGGCGAGACGACGAACTCCTCGGGCTTCTCGCCCTGGCTGCGCGTCGTCGCGCCTAACGGCACGGTGGTCGGCAACAACTTCGGCTTCTCCGCGGCGCAGGTGGAGTTCAGCGCGCCGGTCGCGGGCACCTACACGGTGATCGTCGCGAGCGCGGGCGGCGGCTTCACCGGCACGGGCGACTACCTGCTGACGCTCGCGAAGGCGCCGGGCGCGGTCGCCGTGTCCGCGAGCGACGAGGGCGGCCCGATGACGAACGGCGCGACGCACACGGGCACGATCTACCTCGGCGACGTCGACGTGTGGACGTTCACGGCGACGATGGGGAACCGCGTCGTCGTGAGCCTGGGCGAGACCACGAACTCGTCGGGCTTCTCACCGTGGCTGCGGATCGTCGGGCCCGACGGCGCGCCCGTCGGATCCAACTTCGGCTTCTCGGCCGCGCAGCTGGAGTTCAACGCGGCGCTCACGGGCACCTACACCGTGATCGTGGGGAGCGCGGGCGGCGGGTTCACCGGCACCGGCGACTACCTGCTCACGCTGATCCGGGCGCCCGGCACGCTCACCGTCTCCGCCGGCGACCAGGGCGGCGCGCTCGCGAGCGGCGTCACGAGCACCGGCACCATCTACACGGGCGACGTCGATGGCTGGACGTTCGCGGCGAACGCCGGCGACCCGATCGCCCTCGACCTCGCGGAGACCGGCGTCACGTCGGGCTTCTCGCCGTGGCTGCGCGTGATCGGGCCTAACGGTAACGTCGTCGCCAGCAACTTCGGCTTCGCGGCGGCGCACGTCGCGTTCGTCGCCGCGACGACCGGGACGTACACCGTGATCGTCGCCAGCGCCGGCGGCGGATTCACCGGCACGGGCGACTACAACCTGCTGCTCACCGGAAGCACCGCCTCGTTCCGCGCCGCGGCGCCGGCGGGCGGCGGCGAGTCGGGCGGTCGACTCGGCTGCGCGCGCGGCGTGCAGGCCTGCGCGGCGGCCATCCGCTCGCCGTGA